GGAAACCAGGCGTTTTATGACCGTGTCGGGCTTACGAAAAGCCAGTGCCGTGATAAAAAGTGCTATGAGATCATGCATAGGAGGAAGACGCCGTGTCCGTTTTGCGCAAAGGCAAACTGGTCCAAAGATAAATTCTATTTATGGAAGGACATGAATACCGCGCTGGAACAGGAATTTCTCATCAAAAATAAACTGATCACATGGAAGCAGCAGGTTGTTTTACTGGCGATCGCCGTTGACATATCCAATGATAAGAGTATTGTGGATTCCATGGAAAGTAACGCCACAGAGAGCCATTTTCTGCTCAGCGGTATTCAGCATATGCAGGAGCGAGTAAGTTTTGATGAGGCGATGCAGAGTATTCTGGAGACGATCTGTCATTTTTTCAAGGCATATCATGCGGGGATCTGGATGATGGATGAACAGAGCGGTCTTTATGCACTGAACAGCGAATGGTTTGTCGGGGACTCAGGGGACCAATGGACACTGAGCGAAGAGGAGGTGGCAGTGCTCAGCGCATGGCTCAGTGCGCAGAAGTGGAACGAACCGGTGAAGCTGGAGAATCCGCAGGCAATGATCGGAGAGTCTTTCGACATGTACCAGCTGATGCAGAGCCATCATGTGGAAAATCAGCACTGGATCCATCTGGAGGAGCATGGGGAGGAGTACGGCTGTCTGGTCATAGATAATACCAATGCCAATTTTCAGAATGTTTCATTTCTGGAATCCCTGTCCGGTTTTATAGTCAATGAGATCAAACGCCACCGTCTGTTCCAGGCTGCGCTTCATGCCAATCACTATGATCTTCTGACAGATGTACTGAACAGAAACAGTTATGAGAATAATCTGCCGCGTTATCAGACAGAGGAGGTAAGTTCACTCGGTGTGATCGTCGCCAATATAGATAATCTGAAGAAGATCAATGAGGATTATGGTACTGTTACCGGAGATCAATATATCCGCCATCTGGCAAATCTGATGAAAATGATCTTTGCGCAGACGGATATTTACCGTTTTAATGGGGATGAATTCCTGATCATTGCCGTGAATAGTGAAAAAGCCGTGCTGGAGGACAAGGTTCAAAAGCTGCGGGAGAAAATCGAGAAAAATGAAAATTTCAGTGTATCTCTGGGATTTTCATGGGACAGTGTAGAACATGATCTGGCGGCATTGATCCATGCCGCAGATGATGTGATGAAGTTGAATAAGAAGCGTCATTATGATGAAATGCATGGGAGTGATGATGCGCAGCACCGCCAGCTGCTTAGAAATCTGATCAAGCAGATCCAAAGAGGGGAGTATGTCGTTTATCTGCAGCCCAAATACCATCTGGAAAACCACAAATGGATCGGTGCGGAGGCTCTGATCCGCCAGCAGCACCCGGAATTCGGCATCCTGCCGCCTTCTGAGTTTATACCTGTTTTAGAGTCAAACGGGATCATCCGCTATATTGACCTTTTCGTTTTGGAAGAGGTATGCAGACTGCTGGAGAAGTGGAATCGGAATGATTTGATCATTTCCCTGAACTTTTCAAGAGTCACACTGATGGAGGATGATATTATCAACAGTATGAAGAAAGTTCTGGATAAATATGATTTTTCAAGGAGATGTCTTGAGATTGAGATGACAGAGAGCACGGTGGAACACTGTTCAGCCATGCTCTATAAGACGGTACAGGAGATCAGTGATCTTGGCCTGCGTATATCTCTGGATGATTTCGGTATCCGCTACAGTAATCTGTCTGTACTGAATGATATTCATTTTGATACACTGAAGCTGGACAAGAGCTTGATCCAAACGCTGGTCAGCCACCAGCGGAGCCGTATTATCCTGCGCAATGTCATACAGATGTGCAGGGAGCTGGATATAGAAATGATCGCAGAAGGTGTGGAAACAAGCCGCCAGGAGGATATTCTGAAATCACTTGACTGCCCGAATGGACAGGGGTACCTGTTTGCGCGTCCGGTTCCTGTAAAAGATTTTGAAGAGGATTATATTCTGGACAGAGCTTAATGGGAGCATTTACGTAAACAGACAGAACACGATCACGACCGCGGCGGTGACCAGACCGCCGATGATGGCAGGATGAGCCGCCTCCGGGTTGTACAGCGGGTTGAGCGGGGAGACATAATCACCCCATGGACTCATAAAAGAGGCTTCCAGTTCCCGTTTTCTGCGCATGGAAACCGGCAGTCCGTCCACAAACTGCCGCCAGTCCTTTTTCAACAGCAGGAACCCCTTTTTACAGTCGCTTTTTGACGGGTCCGGGTGTGCGAAAAAGAAACCTTCCTTTCTGTCTTGGTTTTCGTACTGACTGTAAGCATACTTCAATATGGAGGTAAGCGCTTTTCCGGCATTTGGTTCCTTTTGACAGAGCATCCTGAGCCGGCAGTATATATCAAATACTGCCGGCTCACGGTTTTCTTTATCCGAGGCTGAGTCATGGGATATATATGACGATGCGGCGGTACATTTTTGTGCTGCCGCACTGTTGATATAAAACAGCATCATCCGGTCGATCGCCCGTGAAATGCTGCCTGCCAGTGTTTTCTGAATCCCTGATGCCTGAAGATAGACAATGGATTTCAACCAGGTATCTGCAGCCAGAAATCCCCTGAGCTGAGGATTCCAGGCAGTTATCTGCGTATTACTGAGCAAATTCCCTTCCCCGAGAAAATGGGTCAGAAATGTTTCAGCGGCCTGTAGGTCCTGCACCTGGAAGAATATATTTTGCCTTGGGCTGCTATGTGTAACCAGCTTATTTGCATCCGTAACTTTTCCATATTCCGGGAATGTGCCGCTCAGGTAATCGGCTTCCACCAATTTTCTGCCGCTGAAAGCTTTGCTGTACGGAACAGCTTTTTCAGATAAATGTCTGGAATACAAAATACCCTCGTGTACGTTCTTTGTATGTATTATCTCTTTATAGTTCTCTTTGCCGTTCCAGGCAGAGTTCGCTTCATCCAGCAGCCGGCCGACTGTTTCCGGCGGGAGACTCCTGCCGGTGGCGGATCTAAAAAGACTGTTGAACAGACTGGTCCGGTTCCAATGTTCTCCATACTGGTGAAGGAAACCGTCCAGCGTGCTGAAATGCTTTTCCACGAGTTTTGCCAGATTCCCGAATGTGTAAGAATCCAACAGGCTGAGCAGCCTTTTTTGTTCGTCGTGTTCTGTCAGACTTACGATCTGTTTCAAAATAGTCATATAGAGTTCTTTTAACCGTTCCAGTTCTTTTTCAGAATCAGAACTTAAAAGCGGCTGCCATATCCGGAGTTTTGCCAGGAGCTGTTCGATCCTTCTGACCGCTTCTGCCTCTTTTGATGTATCAGCTTTACTCTCGTCTGATATTTCAGAGGTGTCGTTTCTTTCCGCCGTTTTATGGTATGATGCTTCCGCGTTTTCCACAAACTCCATTTCAGCCTCAGGCTTCCATGTGCTGATATGTGACGCAATGTCAGCTAAAGAAGCCGTTTTATCGTCTGCCGGTTCCTTGCCGGGAAAAGGAATACTTTGTATTTCCATGCACTGCATCTCCTCTCATTTGTGGTTTCTTATTATCATTATCGTCACAAACATACTTCACATAAGCGTCCATGCCCAGAGAAGCAGAGGATGGGAGTGTGCCGCTAATGCAGCGGACAAAAAAGAATGAAGCTAGGTTATAAATACTATGATAAAGGCCAGTAGTGTGACCAGAGGAGGCAGAAACAGTGCAGAATCATTTGCTGCGGAGGCGGTATACGCCTTGCCCGTTATTGCGTTCCTCAGCTTTACAACAAGTCTGAAGCACAGGTAACCGGCGGCCGTGCCGAGAACATTTGTGATCAGATCATTGATATCTGTAGCTCTGTACAGTGTAAACATCTGGCTGACTTCGATCAGGAGTGAAAGTAAGAAGCCGAGGAAGATCACTTTTTTTAGTTGTTTATATGTGCCGCTGATGAGCGGACAGAGAAAGCCGAACGGAATAAAACAAAGGATATTCAGTATGAAATCAAAGCTTATCCCATCGGCAAACGGAATCCAGTTAACAATAGGATTAAAGATAGATTCCCCGAGACTGTCCAGCCGGATAAATTCTTTGATCGTCGGTATACCGACAACGTTGCGAAAGACGATGCCCAGATAATAATATAATAAAAGTGAACCAAATGCTGTCCTGAACCGGGGCAGTCCTTTATCCTTTCGGAAAAAGAAAAACAGCAAAATTCCAATTAATATAAGACTCGCCGCATACAGCGGCCCAGGCATCAACAAGTCTAGTATTGCTTCAAAAAAACTTAATTGAATCGTCGTTTGTGTCATATGCTTCTTCTCAGCCTCCCTCTTTTTCTTATTATCATACAGACAACTTATTAAGAAAAAGGGAAGACGAGAGTAATTCTTTTTGAATATTGATCTGCCGTGGAGTGTAAGGAGAAGGCCTGGGTCACGCGTATTTACGTATCCTTAATGTGATGCCGAGAGAGTCTGCCAGCGCCTGGCTTGCTTCTATTTTATCCTGGGGAAGCACATCTACGATGGTAAGCCTTACATCGGGAATATAATCTTTACATTCGGACGCAAACTGCAGCAGCGCATCGAACGCGCCGGTAAACCGGGGGCGTGTCACTTTATCGTATTCTTCGCTTGTCGGGGCATTCAGGCTGATAGATACGGAATCTACGATCCCGGCGAGCGCGGGGATAATGTCCCGGCCGTAGTACAGGTTTGCGAGTCCGTTCGTGTTGACGCGGATGCGTACACCGTACTTTTCTTTTGCGTATTTTGCGGATGCGGTCAGAGTTTCCAGAGCGCAGGTCGGCTCTCCGTAACCACAATAGACGAGTTCGTCATAGCCTGTAAAGTCAAATGCGTCCATGGCGGCTATGACTTCTTCCAGGGAGGGATCTGTCTTGTGCCAGAGCGTCTTGGCATCCCCCACGGAATCTTCGTGGCTTCGTATACAGAAGGTGCAGCGGCAGTCGCATTTGTTTGTGATATTGGCATAGACCTGATTTTTGTAAGTATATAGGATATCAGCCATTTTATTATCTCCTTTCAGATATTACTTCATTATTGCAGGAACAGCAGCTGATCTGCGCGGTTCTTCATGTGGATTCTGTCGAGCGCCGCGGCGGCGGCCAGAAAGATAACGGCGCTTCCGCCGGACTGCACGGCGCTGCCGGTCAGTGAGGCAATAGGAGACAGGAAGGAGCCAAAGAGGATCCCTTCTGCCAGATAGTAGCCGGCGGCTGATATGAGCGCGGCGATAAACGGCGCCGCCACATTCCTCGGGCTGAGCATCCGGCCGTTGTGACTTGTAAATGGGAGGGTGATCAGCATCTTTATGATGATGGTGGCCGGCGCCCACATAGGCGCGGTGAGCATATCCGCAAGACCGCCTCCGATCGCTGCCGCTGCCAGAGCATAAGGTCTGGGGAGCAGGACGGCCGCAATGTATATGAAAGTATCTCCAAAATGTATATATCCGCCGTTTGTCCCATAAGGTATGTGGAAGATATAGGCTGTCATAAGTGTGATCATCGCAGCAAAGAGCCCGGCAGCGGTGAGCAGCGGGATCGCTTTTCCCTGTTGCATGTTCTGTTTCATAATCATCAGTCCTTTCATTGTTTGGTGATAATCATAACATTAAAGTGGATGTATTAAAAAGTCCAGATATTTAATATTTGAGCAGTCCAGTTTAAAAAAATAAAATAATATAAAATAATCCTTTACTTTTTGTAATATACATGTTAAGCTAAGCAAGTAATCAAAGAGATTTGAATCGTACCTATGTTTGTAAGTCGTTTCAGGATGATTTACAAGTAAAGGTACTTTTTTTTATCTCAGATACAAATATTATTAAAATGGAGGTACTGACAATGAACAGCGGTACAGTAAAGTGGTTTAACTCACAAAAAGGATTTGGATTTATTACAGATGACCAGGGCGGAGATGTATTCGTACATTTTTCAGCGATCGTTTCTAACGGATTTAAGACTCTGGAAGAAGGACAGAAAGTGACTTTCGACACAGAGACAGATCCGAAAGACAGCAGCAAGCTGAAAGCAGTTAATGTTTGCGCAGCATAGTCTGTAAGAAGATTCCAAGATAAGAATTATTAAGAAATATGTTTCAGAGCAGAAGAGTTTTACTTTCATTTGAATATTTGTATTTTTGATAATTTAACGGACAACGGCCTGCACTTCGCAAGAAGGGCAGGCTGTTTTTGTCGTCCGGTTTTCTGAGAGGGGTCAGGCCCCTTTCAGAAGCATGGGAAGGAATTTCTCATAATTCACACCGTCATTGCGGGGGACCTGTTCTTTCACGGAATCGGCAAGGGCAAGCTCCAGAAATGCTCCTGCAGTCTCCATGATATCCGGTATGGAATCGCCGCGGGCAATACCTGCCGCGAGACACGAGGCGAATAGATCGCCGGTCCCGGAGTAACTTCCGCCGATGTAAGGGAAAGAAGACAATTTGCAGAATTCTTTCGTGATATACAGGTTGCCCATCATGTCAGTCCCATTTTCACTTTTGTGGCGGATGCCGGTGACGATGATCTCACCGGGACCTTCTTTACACAGTTCTTTGCCGGCCCGGTCAATGGTTTCAGTCAGATGCCCGGTATCCTTTATATCCGCAAGGGTATGGTAGTCTGTGCCTGTAAGGAGGCACAGTTCGGTAAGGTTTGGGGTGATGATGTCGGCCCGCAAGGCCAGTTCCCGCATCTGGCACCGGAGTTGTTCGGTGAACATGGCGTAAGTATTCCCGTTGTCTCCCATGACAGGGTCTACGAGAAGAAAAGTATCTTCGCCGCAGAATGTATCGATAAACCTGTGTATATGCCGGATCTGCATTTCACTGGCGACAAACCCGGTGTATATGCCGTCGAACCGTACATTCATTTTCTTCCATTCGGAACGGAAGGCTTCCATTTTGTCTGTATAGTCGTCGCAGAAGTAGCTGGGATATCCTGTCTGTGCACTGAGAATTGCCGTAGGCAGCGGACACGGCTGTACGCCCATGGCGGCGGTGACGGAGATGGCGGCGGTGAGCGAACAGCGGCCAAATCCGGATAAATCGTTGATTATTGCTATTTTTTTTGTCATAT
This is a stretch of genomic DNA from [Clostridium] hylemonae DSM 15053. It encodes these proteins:
- a CDS encoding cold-shock protein produces the protein MNSGTVKWFNSQKGFGFITDDQGGDVFVHFSAIVSNGFKTLEEGQKVTFDTETDPKDSSKLKAVNVCAA
- a CDS encoding bifunctional diguanylate cyclase/phosphodiesterase yields the protein MNEYDTILSDEYIEQLKDMVEYFPLACYFLKRDTELTILYGNAAFYSMLQQSRDDVRYKYKNSLSSLLSTEKFFEGYQEDIKSREFLHDAEVHNRKHRFYTRMKLSEADGIYCCMSLDVSDFVLDKTKNEDMLQLLHILFTQIRQEAFVVDVKNQIVYMASQKKILSGFPKVLTFSAYSSEYAEKVLPLSKADDDKLQHAFHKTLKQHVRTINEVRLTSGEWVRFQFSSYEKIEDKGPVILGFIEDISREKQEYLTYLKETQFYHMLLSEKKAYGHINITQDQFYGMGGIWNLYNELTEEMTYTQLYTRFIHKVVHPEDRGGYMELMDRDNLRQSYQNGLTRLKYEFRRIIEQNKMMWMEIEILLFKEPLQNELMALMYLTDIDERKKSSFQLRYESEFDQLTDVYNKKSAESKIIQCLREPAELRAFLILDLDNFKDINDSYGHKAGDDTLILFADHLKAVFHEHCVVGRFGGDEFLVLMEQITSDKEVDDALMDLYQKLQEDKRYDIKFSAGITLIKGSSDYETVFEQADKTLYEVKNSQKGLYQYYNREVKPKLDIKELQSMTAAEGAEAGYENLELLEKKDFDTYLGEFGDISYLVDPDSYALLLGNQAFYDRVGLTKSQCRDKKCYEIMHRRKTPCPFCAKANWSKDKFYLWKDMNTALEQEFLIKNKLITWKQQVVLLAIAVDISNDKSIVDSMESNATESHFLLSGIQHMQERVSFDEAMQSILETICHFFKAYHAGIWMMDEQSGLYALNSEWFVGDSGDQWTLSEEEVAVLSAWLSAQKWNEPVKLENPQAMIGESFDMYQLMQSHHVENQHWIHLEEHGEEYGCLVIDNTNANFQNVSFLESLSGFIVNEIKRHRLFQAALHANHYDLLTDVLNRNSYENNLPRYQTEEVSSLGVIVANIDNLKKINEDYGTVTGDQYIRHLANLMKMIFAQTDIYRFNGDEFLIIAVNSEKAVLEDKVQKLREKIEKNENFSVSLGFSWDSVEHDLAALIHAADDVMKLNKKRHYDEMHGSDDAQHRQLLRNLIKQIQRGEYVVYLQPKYHLENHKWIGAEALIRQQHPEFGILPPSEFIPVLESNGIIRYIDLFVLEEVCRLLEKWNRNDLIISLNFSRVTLMEDDIINSMKKVLDKYDFSRRCLEIEMTESTVEHCSAMLYKTVQEISDLGLRISLDDFGIRYSNLSVLNDIHFDTLKLDKSLIQTLVSHQRSRIILRNVIQMCRELDIEMIAEGVETSRQEDILKSLDCPNGQGYLFARPVPVKDFEEDYILDRA
- a CDS encoding TIGR04002 family protein — protein: MKQNMQQGKAIPLLTAAGLFAAMITLMTAYIFHIPYGTNGGYIHFGDTFIYIAAVLLPRPYALAAAAIGGGLADMLTAPMWAPATIIIKMLITLPFTSHNGRMLSPRNVAAPFIAALISAAGYYLAEGILFGSFLSPIASLTGSAVQSGGSAVIFLAAAAALDRIHMKNRADQLLFLQ
- a CDS encoding pyridoxamine kinase, giving the protein MTKKIAIINDLSGFGRCSLTAAISVTAAMGVQPCPLPTAILSAQTGYPSYFCDDYTDKMEAFRSEWKKMNVRFDGIYTGFVASEMQIRHIHRFIDTFCGEDTFLLVDPVMGDNGNTYAMFTEQLRCQMRELALRADIITPNLTELCLLTGTDYHTLADIKDTGHLTETIDRAGKELCKEGPGEIIVTGIRHKSENGTDMMGNLYITKEFCKLSSFPYIGGSYSGTGDLFASCLAAGIARGDSIPDIMETAGAFLELALADSVKEQVPRNDGVNYEKFLPMLLKGA
- a CDS encoding TIGR04100 family radical SAM protein, whose translation is MADILYTYKNQVYANITNKCDCRCTFCIRSHEDSVGDAKTLWHKTDPSLEEVIAAMDAFDFTGYDELVYCGYGEPTCALETLTASAKYAKEKYGVRIRVNTNGLANLYYGRDIIPALAGIVDSVSISLNAPTSEEYDKVTRPRFTGAFDALLQFASECKDYIPDVRLTIVDVLPQDKIEASQALADSLGITLRIRKYA
- a CDS encoding VanZ family protein, whose protein sequence is MTQTTIQLSFFEAILDLLMPGPLYAASLILIGILLFFFFRKDKGLPRFRTAFGSLLLYYYLGIVFRNVVGIPTIKEFIRLDSLGESIFNPIVNWIPFADGISFDFILNILCFIPFGFLCPLISGTYKQLKKVIFLGFLLSLLIEVSQMFTLYRATDINDLITNVLGTAAGYLCFRLVVKLRNAITGKAYTASAANDSALFLPPLVTLLAFIIVFIT